A region of the Streptomyces durocortorensis genome:
GCGGTCGGAGAGGTCCGGGAAGAACGGCTCCAGCTGTCCGGTGGTGAGCATGCCCTTGTAGACAATGGTGCGGGCGGAGAGCGAGGGGAAGTACACCCCGGCCTCGCGCTCGGCACGCTTGCGCAGGACGAACGCCTTGCGGTCCAGGACGATGCCGGTGGACTCGCCGTCGGCGACGAAGACCTGGCGGAACTCGGGCATGGTGGCGCGCGCGCCGTTGCCGAGGAGTGCGGGGGTGACCGGGACGTCGCGCCAGCCGAGGACCTTCAGGCCCTCCTGGGTCGCGATCTTCTCGATCGTGCGGACGGCCTCGGTGGAGGCGTCGGCGGGGAGGAAGGCGATGCCCACGGCGTAGGCGCCGGCCTCGGGAAGCTCAAAAGGGGTCTCGGCGCGCAGGAAGGCGTCGGGCACCTGGCAGAGAATGCCGGCGCCGTCGCCGGAGTCGGGCTCGGAGCCGGTGGCACCGCGGTGTTCGAGGTTGCGCAGTACGGTCAGCGCCTGCTCGACCAGCTCATGGCTGGCCACACCGGTCAGAGTGGCCACGAACCCGACGCCACAGGCGTCGTGCTCGTTGCGGGGGTCGTACATCCCCTGCTGGGCGGGGCGACCGTCCATGGGCGACCAGGCGTCGATACGCATCGGCTCTCCCGTCGTCGTCGTGGCATGTGCAGTGCCGAGGGACGACGTTGGCCCTCTGCGAAATTTCGTGCAGGTTACATGATGGGGCGCTTCTCAAGAAGCGGAAGGCTCGTTCCAGCATACGGACACCGTGGTGACCGGAAGTGACCGGACGGCCAGGGGGCGGGTCGCCGTCAAAAGGGTCGGCGCCCGGGGGTTCGCAGAGAGCAGGCGTCGTTGCCTGCGGTGCTTACGGCTCTTGCCCGGCGGCAAAGGAAACGAAACCACCGAGTAACGGCTACTTATGTGTAGCGCTGCATAGCGTCTCATTTTACGGCCGCGGAGCCGGTCGCGCCCAGTGGGCGGCGCCAAGACGTACGTCACACGGGCTGCCGCACGGTTGGGCCGTTCGGGCGGCCCGGTTACGCCGTTCGCCGGGCCGCTGCCGGATTCACCCGACCGCCACACCGAACAGCGTGCCGAGTCCGTACGTCATCGCCGCGGCCGCACCGCCGAGCGCGAGCTGGCGCAGTCCGCTGAACCACCAGCTGCGGGCCGTCACCCGGGCCACGACCGCGCCGCAGGCGAACAGCCCGGCCAGGGCGAGCAGCACCGCGGGCCACAGGGCGCTCGCGCCGAGCAGGTAGGGCAGGACGGGCAGCAGGGCACCCAGCGCGAAGGCCCCGAACGAGGAGACGGCGGCCACGAGCGGCGAGGGCAGGTCGCCCGGGTCGATGCCGAGCTCCTCGCGGGCGTGGATCTCCAGCGCCTGGTCCGGGTCGCGGGAGAGCTGACGGGCGACCTCAAGGGCGAGCGGGGCGTCGACCCCCCGGGACTCGTAGAGCGCGGCCAGCTCCGCCATCTCGTCCTTGGGGTGCTTACGGAGCTCCCGGCGTTCGACGTCGAGCTCGGCCTCGACCAGCTCGCGCTGCGAGGCGACGGAGGTGTACTCGCCGGCCGCCATGGAGAACGCCCCGGCGGCCAGACCCGCGAGCCCGGTGATCACAATGGCCTGCTGGGAGACCGCACCGCCCGCGACCCCGGTCATCAGGGCGAGGTTGGAGACCAGACCGTCCATCGCACCGAAGACGGCGGGGCGCAGCCAGCCGCCGTTCACATCCCGGTGGGTGTGGTTGTCCCGGTGCGCCTCGTGCAGGACGGCGTCGGTCTCGATGATGGCCACGATGCACTTCTCCCCTGTGAGTACAACTCTCGACAAAGTCCAAAGTACGCCGGTCGGGCGACCGCCGCCAGCAAGGCAGGCCTGGCTTACCACCTCTCTGACCTGCGAAGAAAGGCCAGCCTCAGCTATCCGGCCGGGATCATCCGAGTGGCTCTTTTCCCGCCGTTTCCCGCCTCCGGCGGCCCTGTGCGTGGCACAGATACGGACAGGGCCCGGATACGGACTCGCCGGACGAGCGGAAGGGCGACGCGATGGACACGGCCGTCGGCAAGGAACGGGCCAGGGGTGCGCTGCTGGGCCTGGCGGTCGGGGACGCGCTCGGCGCCCCGGCGGAGAATCTGCGGCCCTCCGAGATCCGCCGCCGCTGGGGCCGGATCGAGGGCTTCGTGAACGAGGACCCGGCGGGCACGGACGACACGGAGTACGCGATCTTCTCCGGGCTGCTGCTGGCCCGGCACGGCTCCGCGCTCAGCGTCACCCAGGTGGAGCGGGCCTGGCACCACTGGATCGCCGATCTCGACGAGGGCCCGTTCCGGGGGGCCGGGTTCAGCGAGCGCGGCACCCTGGAGAACCTGCGCCGGGGCCTCGCCGCACCGATCTCCGCCCAGCACCGGCACGCCTGGAGCGACGGGCTCGCGATGCGGGCGGCCCCCTTCGGAGTGTTCGCGGCGGGCCGCCCCGCCGAGGCGGCCCGGCTGGTGGCGGTGGACGGCCGGGTCAGCCACGAGGGCGAGGGGATCTACGGGGGCCAGGCGGTGGCGGCCGGGGTGGCGGCGGCCATGGTCGGCTCGGGCCTCGCCTCGGTGATCGCGGCCGCACTGTCGGTGGTCCCGATGGATTCCTGGACGGCCCGCTCGCTGCGCCGGGCGGTGGCGGCGGCCCAGCGGCCCTACCCGGACCGGCTCACGATGGAGCGGGCGGTGCGCTCGGCGGTGGTGATCGCCGGCTACCCGTGGACGGACCTCGCGCCGGAGGCGGTGGGCCTGGCCTTCGGGGCGTTCACGGCGGCGCGGGGCGACTTCCGTACGGCGGTGCTGACGGCCGTCAACATGGGCCGGGACGCGGACACGACGGCGGCGGTGGCGGGGGCGCTGGCCGGGGCGCTGAACGGGCAGAGCGCGATCCCGCCGGACTGGGCGGGCGCGATCGGCCCGGTCCGGGGCAGCTGTCTGCCCTCGATGCGCGGCTACCACGTACTGGACATCGCGGAACTGCTCACCCCGGAGGACCCGGACACGGCGGACACCCCGCAGGAGCGGGGCGGCGGCCGAGAGCCCGCGGCCGTACGGGACATGGCATCGGTGGCGGCCGCCTTCGAGCCGGTACGGGAGGAGCGGCGATGACGGAGCCACGCGAGGCGGGCCGCACCGGGGCCCGTACCCCCTCCCGCCGCGCCCGGATCGAGGGACTGCTTCTCGGGCTCGCGGCCGGGGACGCCGCCGGGTGGCCCGCCGCGCGGCACCGGGCGGCCCGGATGCCCGAGTGGACCCGGCGGCTCACCCGGGAGCTGGACACCTTCGCCGAGCAGAACGCGACCACCACGCTCCCGGTGCCCATCGCCCTCAACCAGCCGCCCGAGCCGCTGCGGCTCGGGCCCTCCGACGACGCCGAGTGGGCCGCGTTCGCCGCCCGTACGGTGCTGGCGGCGGCCGCCGACGGGGCGGACGGCCTCTCCCCCGGGCGCCGGATGCGGGACGCGGTCGACCGGGCCTGGAACGCGCTGGCCGCCGCGGTCGCCGCCGCCAGTGCCCGGGCCCCCGAGGTCGAGGCGGCGGTGCTGCCGCTGCGGGCCCGGATCTCGGTGCGGGCCGGGCTGGGCAATCTGGCCGCCGGGCTGCGGCCGCCCGCCACCGGGCACGACAACCCGCACTACTTCGACGACGCCGCGTGCGTACGGGCCGCCGTCCTCGCCGTGGTCCACCCGGGCGACCCGCAGGAGGCCGCCGCGCTCGCGGAGTTCGACGCCCGCTACACGCAGGACGGCGACGGGGTGCACGGGGCGCGGGCCATGGCCGCCGCGATCGCCGAGGCGCTGGCCGGGGCGGACGTCGACACGGTGGTCGACGCGGCCCTGGCCCAGCTCCCCGACGGCACCGAGATCGCCCGTAACGCCGCGCACGCGGTCCGTCTCGCCCGGGAGTTCACGGACGAGAGCGCCGGGGCGTTCGCGCTGGTCCCGGTCCTGGAACACCAGATCGTGGACCACGTCTACAGCTACGGGATCGCGGCGGCGGAGACCGTACCCGTCGCCCTCGCCCTCACCACCGCCGCCCGGGGCGAGATCGCCCAGGCGCTCCCGGCCGCCGCCTGCCTCTCCCGGGTAGCGGACTCCGCGCCCGCCCTCGCCGGGGCGCTGACCGGGGCGATCGGCTCGGTCTCCGCCGTACCGGCGGGCTGGCGCGAGGCGTGCCGGACGCTCGCCGGCTGCGCGCTGCCCCGGCTCGCGGGCACGGATCTGATCGAACTCGCCGGGCTGCTGGCAGCCACGGAACCGGCCACCCCGGGTGGACAATTCCGGCATGACGCCTACAACGGCCGTGGAACCCGCCCTCTCGGTACCGCACCCCTCCCCCAGCACGCCCGGACTCGATGACCGCATCACCCGGTCCCTCGTCGGAGCCGCCGTCGGCGACGCCCTCGGCGGGCCGGTCGAGGGCTGGACGCCCGAGCAGATCGCCGAGCGCCACGGCGGCCGGGTGACCGGGATCGTCGGCCCCTGGCACGGCGAGAACTGGCGCACCGCGCGCCCCGTCGCCCCGTACCACAAGGGCGACGGGCACGTCACCGACGACACCCTGATGACCCACGCCCTGGTCCGGGTCTACGACCGGGTCCGCGATCATCTCGACGCGTACGACATCGCCGACCACCTCGTACCGGATCTGCTCTCGCCCCGCTGGATTCCCGAGCTGGAGGCCGAGGCGCTGCCGCTCCAGCGGATCTTCCTGGCGGAGAAGTGGCTCGTGGCCCGGCTGCACTACGGGCACGTCGACCCGCGCGAGGCCGGTGCGGGCAACATCGTCAACTGCGGGGCCGCGATGTACATGGCCCCGGTCGGCCTGGTCAACGCCGGTCACCCTCAGGCCGCGTACGCCGAGTCCCTGGAGGTCTCCGCGCCCCACCAGTCCTCCTACGGACGGGAGGCCGCCGGGGTCTTCGCGGCCGCCGTCGCCGCCGCCTGCCACCCGGACGCCACGCCGGACACGGTGGTCGACGCGACCCTCGCGCTGGCCAAGGACGGCACCCGGTCCGCGATCGAGGCCGTCTGCGAAGTCGCCTCGCACCACGACGGCTTCGAGTCCGCGCTCGCCCCGCTGCGCGCCGCCGTGGAGCCGTTCGACACCGTCGGCCCCGACTACCGCAGCCCCTCCCTCGGTGCCCGCCGCCCCTCCCGGCTGCACACCATCGAGGAACTGCCCATCGCGCTGGGCATGCTGCTGGTCGGCGGTGGCGACTACCGGCGTACGGTGCTCGGTTCGGTCAACTACGGGCGGGACTGCGACTCCATCGCCACGATGGGCGGCGCCATCGCGGGCGCGCTCGGCAGCGAGGTGCCCGCCGACTGGGCGGCCACGGTCGCGGAGGCGAGCCGACTGGACCTGGAGGCCCCGGGCCGGACGCTGGCTCAGGTCGCCCGGGAGGTCTTCGCCCGGGACCTGGAGCGCCGCCGGGCCCACGAAGAGGCGTTCACCGCGCTGGCCGGTGAGTGGTGAGCGTCCGGCTGACCTGGGTGCAGCCCGAGGACCTGGTCGGGCACGAGCTGCGGCAGGCCGCGCAGGACGGCCGGGACGCCCGGGAGATCGAGGAGCGCTGGTACGCGGCCGGGGGCGGCCCCGCCCCGGACCGCGCGGGCGCGTCCGAGCCGCCCGCACCACCCCGCCTGCGGGCGCTGGCCGGTGAGCTCCTGGACGAACTCGCCCTGCTGGAGTCGCCGTTGGCGGCCGATGAGCCGACCGCGCTGGACGAGATCGTGGCCGCCTGCCCGCACTGGCCGGGCGTGCCCGAGGCCGCACCCCTCGTCGGGCGGGACCGGCTGCACGCCGCCTGGCTCGGCCGGGCGGCGGGCTGCCTGCTCGGCAAACCGGTCGAGAAGCTGCCGCTGACCGGCATCCGCGCGCTCGCCCGCCCCACCGGCAACTGGCCGCTCACCACCTGGTTCAGCGCGCGCGGGGTGCCCCCCGAACTGCTGGCCGCCCACCCCTGGAACCGCCGCTCGGCCCCCACCTCCCTCGCCGAGAACATCGACGGGATGCCGGAGGACGACGACCTCAACCACCCCCTGCTCACTCTCCTGTTGCTCCAGCGGCACGGACACGCCTTCACCACCGCCGACCTGGCCCGCCTCTGGCTCGACGCGCTCCCGGCCGGGCGCACCTTCACCGCCGAGCGCATCGCGTACGGCAACCTCCTCGCAGGCGTCGAACCGCCGGAGACGGCCCGCCGCCGCAACCCGTTCCGCGAGTGGATCGGCGCCCAGATCCGGGCCGACGTACACGGCTGGACCCACCCCGGCGACCCGGCCGGGGCCGCCGCCCAGGCCCACCGCGACGCGGTCCTCACCCACACCGCCAACGGGGTGTACGGCGCGATGTTCACCGCGGCCGCGCTCGCTGTGGCGGCGGGCGGCGAGAGCGATGTGCACGGCTGTCTGGCCGCCGGGCTGCGGGTGGTGCCGCCGCACTCGCGGTACGCCCGCGCGATCCGCCTCGGCATCGAAACCGCCCGCACGGAAAGGGAGTTCGATGTCGTCGTGGACCGGCTGCACGACACGTACGCCGACACCCACCACTGGGTCCATGTGCTGCCGAACGCCGCCCTGCTCGCCGCCGCCCTCACCCACGCCGACGGCGACTTCACCCGGTCGATCGGCAGTGCGGTCTCCGGCGGCTGGGACACCGACTCCAACGGGGCCACCGCGGGCTCGCTCGCCGGGCTCCTCGCCGGCGCCCCGGACGCCCTGCCCGAGCACTGGACCGCCCCGCTGAAGAACCGCCTCGCCACCTCGGTACCCGGCTTCGACCAGGTCGGGTTCGACACCCTCGCCGCACTGACCCACCAGGAGGCTCTGCGCCCATGACCCGCATCGCGGTGCTCGGCAGCACCAATATGGACCTCGTCGTCTACACGGCCCGCGCCCCGGAGCGCGGCGAGACAGTCACCGGCCGGGAGTTCCGGACGGTTCCCGGCGGCAAGGGCGCCAACCAGGCCGTGGCCGCCGCCCGCGCGGGCGGCGAGGTGACGATGATCGGCGCGGTCGGCGACGACGCGTACGGCGCCCAGCTGCGCGACGGCCTCGAACACGCGGGGGTCGACACCGACCTCCTGCACACCGCCGAGGGCCCCAGCGGCACCGCGCACATCGTGGTCGACGACGCCGGGTCCAACGCCATCGTGGTGATCCCCGGCGCGAACGGCGTCCTCACCGCGCTCGGGCCCGGGGAGATCGCGGCGATCGCCGCGTCCGAGCTGCTGCTGACGCAGCTCGAACTGCCGCTGTCCGCGGTCGTGGAGGGCGCCCGCGCCGCCCGCTCCCAGGGCGTGCGGACCCTCCTCACCCCCTCCCCCGTACAGCCGCTGCCCGAGGAACTCCTCGACCACATCGATCTGCTGATCCCGAACGAGCACGAGGCCGCCGCGCTCTCCGGGCAGGCCGAACCGCACGCCGCCGCCCAGATCCTGCTGCGGCAGGTGCCCGAGGTCATCGTCACGCTCGGCGCGAA
Encoded here:
- a CDS encoding ADP-ribosylglycohydrolase family protein is translated as MDTAVGKERARGALLGLAVGDALGAPAENLRPSEIRRRWGRIEGFVNEDPAGTDDTEYAIFSGLLLARHGSALSVTQVERAWHHWIADLDEGPFRGAGFSERGTLENLRRGLAAPISAQHRHAWSDGLAMRAAPFGVFAAGRPAEAARLVAVDGRVSHEGEGIYGGQAVAAGVAAAMVGSGLASVIAAALSVVPMDSWTARSLRRAVAAAQRPYPDRLTMERAVRSAVVIAGYPWTDLAPEAVGLAFGAFTAARGDFRTAVLTAVNMGRDADTTAAVAGALAGALNGQSAIPPDWAGAIGPVRGSCLPSMRGYHVLDIAELLTPEDPDTADTPQERGGGREPAAVRDMASVAAAFEPVREERR
- a CDS encoding ADP-ribosylglycohydrolase family protein; translated protein: MTEPREAGRTGARTPSRRARIEGLLLGLAAGDAAGWPAARHRAARMPEWTRRLTRELDTFAEQNATTTLPVPIALNQPPEPLRLGPSDDAEWAAFAARTVLAAAADGADGLSPGRRMRDAVDRAWNALAAAVAAASARAPEVEAAVLPLRARISVRAGLGNLAAGLRPPATGHDNPHYFDDAACVRAAVLAVVHPGDPQEAAALAEFDARYTQDGDGVHGARAMAAAIAEALAGADVDTVVDAALAQLPDGTEIARNAAHAVRLAREFTDESAGAFALVPVLEHQIVDHVYSYGIAAAETVPVALALTTAARGEIAQALPAAACLSRVADSAPALAGALTGAIGSVSAVPAGWREACRTLAGCALPRLAGTDLIELAGLLAATEPATPGGQFRHDAYNGRGTRPLGTAPLPQHARTR
- a CDS encoding VIT1/CCC1 transporter family protein → MAIIETDAVLHEAHRDNHTHRDVNGGWLRPAVFGAMDGLVSNLALMTGVAGGAVSQQAIVITGLAGLAAGAFSMAAGEYTSVASQRELVEAELDVERRELRKHPKDEMAELAALYESRGVDAPLALEVARQLSRDPDQALEIHAREELGIDPGDLPSPLVAAVSSFGAFALGALLPVLPYLLGASALWPAVLLALAGLFACGAVVARVTARSWWFSGLRQLALGGAAAAMTYGLGTLFGVAVG
- the rbsK gene encoding ribokinase produces the protein MTRIAVLGSTNMDLVVYTARAPERGETVTGREFRTVPGGKGANQAVAAARAGGEVTMIGAVGDDAYGAQLRDGLEHAGVDTDLLHTAEGPSGTAHIVVDDAGSNAIVVIPGANGVLTALGPGEIAAIAASELLLTQLELPLSAVVEGARAARSQGVRTLLTPSPVQPLPEELLDHIDLLIPNEHEAAALSGQAEPHAAAQILLRQVPEVIVTLGAKGCLYAARGGEPVLFEAPEVKAVDTTGAGDTFVGALAVALGEKRPVAEALAFASSAAALCVQKPGASTSMPYRSEIEAESV
- a CDS encoding ADP-ribosylglycohydrolase family protein; translated protein: MTPTTAVEPALSVPHPSPSTPGLDDRITRSLVGAAVGDALGGPVEGWTPEQIAERHGGRVTGIVGPWHGENWRTARPVAPYHKGDGHVTDDTLMTHALVRVYDRVRDHLDAYDIADHLVPDLLSPRWIPELEAEALPLQRIFLAEKWLVARLHYGHVDPREAGAGNIVNCGAAMYMAPVGLVNAGHPQAAYAESLEVSAPHQSSYGREAAGVFAAAVAAACHPDATPDTVVDATLALAKDGTRSAIEAVCEVASHHDGFESALAPLRAAVEPFDTVGPDYRSPSLGARRPSRLHTIEELPIALGMLLVGGGDYRRTVLGSVNYGRDCDSIATMGGAIAGALGSEVPADWAATVAEASRLDLEAPGRTLAQVAREVFARDLERRRAHEEAFTALAGEW
- a CDS encoding ADP-ribosylglycohydrolase family protein, with the translated sequence MSVRLTWVQPEDLVGHELRQAAQDGRDAREIEERWYAAGGGPAPDRAGASEPPAPPRLRALAGELLDELALLESPLAADEPTALDEIVAACPHWPGVPEAAPLVGRDRLHAAWLGRAAGCLLGKPVEKLPLTGIRALARPTGNWPLTTWFSARGVPPELLAAHPWNRRSAPTSLAENIDGMPEDDDLNHPLLTLLLLQRHGHAFTTADLARLWLDALPAGRTFTAERIAYGNLLAGVEPPETARRRNPFREWIGAQIRADVHGWTHPGDPAGAAAQAHRDAVLTHTANGVYGAMFTAAALAVAAGGESDVHGCLAAGLRVVPPHSRYARAIRLGIETARTEREFDVVVDRLHDTYADTHHWVHVLPNAALLAAALTHADGDFTRSIGSAVSGGWDTDSNGATAGSLAGLLAGAPDALPEHWTAPLKNRLATSVPGFDQVGFDTLAALTHQEALRP